Proteins encoded together in one Terriglobus saanensis SP1PR4 window:
- a CDS encoding efflux RND transporter periplasmic adaptor subunit, whose product MPLTALSPDGRWNHASGRVLSCVLVVGGLATLSGCQKDTSKAAAPIVPEVIVAQVSCQQLGQAEEFTGRVEAVNTVEVRPRVSGYLQRVNFREGDMVHRGDLLFELDPRPFQAEVDRLSGDLEVAQAEVARTDADQHRAERLRDNEGMSREEYDRRVAAHTEAGAKVSTAEAALRAANLRLSFTRITAAIDGRIGRAQVTEGNLVQEGPAQIIPLTTLLSVNPVYVYFDVDEASYLTIKQLPGAGVQSALLGLADETGFPHKGQLSFVDNQVNRNTGTIRLRATFANSNLRMTPGLFARIRLEENKTYRGCLARDEAVVTDLDQKYVYVLSRGNSLVYRPVTLGPLQNGLRVIRSGLMDSDVIVISGLQRVRPGINVIPKRVPMEPASPTKSSRLAVPKPLRSMNQASGSNGAGIEHL is encoded by the coding sequence TTGCCCCTTACAGCTCTCTCGCCAGATGGCCGTTGGAATCACGCCAGCGGCCGCGTCCTCTCTTGTGTCCTTGTTGTTGGCGGCCTTGCGACGTTGTCTGGGTGTCAAAAAGACACTTCTAAAGCGGCTGCTCCTATTGTGCCTGAGGTGATTGTTGCTCAGGTCTCGTGCCAGCAATTGGGACAGGCCGAAGAGTTCACGGGACGTGTAGAAGCAGTCAATACGGTCGAAGTGAGGCCTCGAGTCTCGGGGTACTTGCAGCGAGTTAACTTTCGCGAAGGAGATATGGTGCATCGCGGAGACCTCCTGTTCGAATTAGATCCACGGCCATTTCAAGCCGAGGTAGACAGGCTCAGCGGAGATTTGGAAGTAGCACAGGCTGAAGTGGCCAGGACCGACGCCGACCAGCATCGGGCAGAGCGCCTCCGAGATAACGAAGGTATGTCCAGGGAGGAATACGACCGCAGGGTTGCGGCGCATACAGAAGCTGGTGCAAAAGTATCTACAGCCGAAGCAGCCCTGCGTGCTGCGAATCTGCGCCTTAGCTTCACTCGTATCACTGCAGCAATCGATGGGCGCATCGGCAGAGCGCAGGTAACCGAAGGCAACCTTGTCCAAGAGGGGCCTGCGCAGATCATACCTCTCACTACGCTTCTGTCTGTCAATCCCGTGTATGTCTACTTTGATGTGGACGAAGCAAGTTATCTCACAATCAAGCAACTTCCTGGCGCGGGAGTACAGTCGGCTCTTCTTGGCTTGGCGGATGAGACTGGATTTCCGCATAAAGGCCAGTTGAGTTTTGTCGACAATCAGGTGAACCGCAACACTGGCACAATCCGGCTGCGGGCTACTTTCGCGAATTCGAATCTGCGCATGACTCCCGGCCTCTTCGCCCGAATCCGACTCGAAGAAAACAAGACCTACAGGGGGTGCTTAGCTCGGGACGAGGCGGTTGTCACCGACCTCGATCAGAAATACGTTTACGTGCTCTCGAGAGGAAACTCCCTTGTGTACAGACCTGTTACTCTTGGCCCCTTGCAAAATGGGCTACGGGTCATACGATCGGGCCTTATGGACTCGGACGTGATTGTCATCTCTGGTTTGCAACGAGTGCGGCCTGGCATCAACGTCATTCCAAAGCGCGTCCCGATGGAACCGGCCTCTCCAACCAAGTCGAGCCGCCTCGCGGTTCCTAAGCCACTGCGGTCGATGAATCAAGCAAGTGGATCAAACGGAGCTGGTATTGAACATCTCTAA
- a CDS encoding helix-turn-helix domain-containing protein, whose translation MTSNEFPESKEISDLFKGSSLRERSSLKLGWNGITVERRSTEAGERPEAASDHYFIVLWETHSTHGEREDVRGQFASYIKHPGTISTCIPGIIPRVRAFSKTEAIVCALNPVFLAGIEDELDCRPTDPMRSQLGITDKGLWGLVSLLATEAAEEGRCGRLYADSLAHTLGIRFLYTTREQRQQEPQKMSTLPRYLLQRIVELMHTNLASDLSLATLASESGYSRAHFVRMFRAATGQTPYQYLLDLRLERARQFIKNGSRSLTDIAASCGFASHTSFSKAFRRRFRTTPSLYRREI comes from the coding sequence GTGACGTCTAACGAATTTCCTGAATCTAAAGAAATCAGTGATCTCTTCAAGGGCTCCTCTTTGCGAGAGCGCTCAAGCCTGAAACTTGGGTGGAACGGGATCACTGTAGAACGTCGCAGTACGGAAGCTGGCGAACGGCCTGAAGCCGCTTCTGATCACTACTTCATTGTCCTTTGGGAAACTCACTCCACACATGGGGAACGCGAAGACGTTCGCGGACAATTCGCTTCATATATAAAACACCCCGGCACGATAAGTACATGCATCCCGGGAATTATTCCGCGAGTACGAGCTTTCTCGAAGACAGAAGCCATCGTCTGTGCGCTCAATCCAGTGTTCCTAGCTGGCATAGAAGATGAGCTCGATTGCCGTCCCACCGATCCGATGCGCAGCCAGTTAGGAATCACCGACAAGGGACTATGGGGGCTCGTATCGCTTCTAGCGACGGAAGCAGCGGAGGAAGGACGTTGCGGAAGGCTGTATGCGGACTCCCTGGCACACACTCTCGGTATTCGATTCCTGTATACGACGAGAGAACAGAGGCAGCAGGAACCACAGAAGATGTCTACTTTGCCGCGTTATCTGCTTCAGCGCATTGTGGAGCTTATGCACACAAATTTAGCGTCGGACCTCAGTCTCGCAACCTTGGCGTCCGAAAGTGGATACAGTCGCGCCCATTTTGTACGTATGTTCCGGGCAGCAACTGGCCAAACTCCCTACCAATATCTATTGGATCTGCGGTTGGAGCGCGCGAGACAGTTCATCAAGAATGGTTCAAGATCGCTTACCGACATAGCTGCCTCCTGCGGATTCGCCAGCCACACCTCGTTCTCAAAGGCATTCCGTCGCCGGTTCAGAACAACGCCAAGTCTCTATCGCCGCGAAATTTAG
- a CDS encoding efflux transporter outer membrane subunit, whose amino-acid sequence MHSSIRVTSFATLLLTVGCSVGPHYRSPRQQISQFHEAPPELTTSGSVDPRWWQQLDDPILDSVIQASLKSNNDIAMSLAHLQEVRSIFDERKLDRYPVAPVDASYSYAREQVPGFFNKPATINTFRTGFDAVWETDIFGGVKHGVAAAQHATEAAAADVQALKVSIAAEVAMNYFVIRSAQWRLEVAQHTVSNQKDTLRVTQNRRDAGLGETQDVASAAARVAAVEATIPPLEFEIKRAQYRISVLSNVKPGELAVDLSPHAYQPISKMLAIGKPDELLQRRPDVLAAERRLAQASETVGVARAQEFPQVSVSAFIGFLAGRGSTFFTPDSLGASVGPSISWSAFDLGRNRARLRGAKANLDESTAAYQDIVLRALEETEDSFAEYRSQHKRLVKLMMQANESKRAADIARLRYREGVIDFLTLLDTERTELEAENGVATTEGEEYISIVRIYKALGGIPR is encoded by the coding sequence ATGCATTCATCGATTCGAGTCACCTCCTTTGCCACACTTCTGTTGACTGTGGGATGCTCAGTTGGACCACATTACCGATCACCACGGCAGCAGATCTCTCAATTCCACGAGGCCCCGCCTGAATTGACCACCAGCGGTTCCGTCGATCCGCGCTGGTGGCAGCAATTGGATGATCCCATACTCGATTCGGTGATTCAGGCATCTCTCAAATCGAACAACGACATCGCCATGAGTCTTGCGCATCTTCAAGAAGTTAGATCAATCTTCGATGAGCGAAAACTGGACAGATATCCCGTGGCTCCAGTGGATGCCTCATACTCTTACGCACGAGAGCAGGTACCTGGTTTCTTCAACAAGCCAGCAACCATAAACACCTTTCGGACTGGATTCGATGCGGTTTGGGAGACCGATATATTCGGCGGTGTGAAGCATGGAGTGGCAGCGGCACAGCACGCCACGGAAGCGGCAGCAGCAGACGTCCAGGCACTAAAGGTAAGTATCGCGGCAGAAGTCGCAATGAACTACTTTGTGATACGCAGCGCCCAGTGGCGGCTGGAAGTTGCTCAACACACCGTTAGTAACCAAAAGGACACATTGCGGGTGACGCAGAATCGTAGAGATGCCGGTCTCGGCGAAACACAAGATGTGGCGAGTGCGGCTGCGCGGGTAGCCGCCGTGGAAGCCACGATTCCTCCGCTAGAGTTTGAGATCAAACGAGCGCAATATCGGATTTCCGTACTCTCAAACGTGAAGCCGGGAGAGCTTGCCGTAGACCTTTCTCCCCACGCGTACCAGCCGATATCAAAGATGCTCGCCATTGGGAAACCCGATGAACTGCTGCAGAGACGTCCTGATGTTCTAGCGGCCGAACGTCGACTGGCCCAGGCATCAGAGACAGTCGGAGTTGCCCGAGCCCAGGAGTTTCCGCAAGTCAGCGTTTCTGCATTCATTGGATTTCTTGCAGGACGCGGCAGCACGTTCTTCACGCCGGATTCGTTGGGTGCAAGTGTGGGACCTTCGATCTCATGGTCGGCCTTTGACCTGGGAAGAAATCGCGCTCGCTTGCGCGGAGCGAAGGCGAACCTGGATGAGTCAACAGCCGCTTATCAGGACATAGTCCTTCGCGCACTCGAAGAGACTGAAGATTCGTTTGCGGAGTATAGGTCACAGCACAAAAGACTCGTCAAGCTGATGATGCAAGCTAATGAAAGCAAGCGGGCCGCCGACATCGCTCGGCTGCGTTATCGAGAAGGCGTCATTGACTTTCTGACTCTCCTCGACACCGAACGAACAGAACTCGAGGCGGAGAACGGTGTCGCAACTACGGAGGGAGAAGAATACATTTCGATCGTTCGCATTTACAAAGCTCTCGGTGGAATTCCTCGATAG
- a CDS encoding efflux RND transporter permease subunit, whose translation MNISNFFIKRPIFAAVFSITIFVIGAVAYFRLPLSEYPDVVPPTVIVKATFPGANPRVIADTVASPLEQQINGVENMLYTFSQATSDGAMTLTITFRLGTDLDKAQVQVQNRVAQALPRLPEVVQRLGVTTEKSSPDLLLLVHLVSPNNRYNMLYLANLGVLQVKDELKRLPGVGDVTIFGAGDFSMRIWLDPDKLNTHNLTVNDVVQAVRDQNLQVAAGVLGTPPLKTGETAFQLLVNTQGRLTTVEQFDNIIIRSTKDGALTRVRDVGHTEMGSSNYALRSLLDLRPAAAISVYLRPGSNALATAQQVRDTMARLKKSFPDGVDYQMPYDPTVFVRNSLLAVAHTFVEALILVVLVVLVFLQTWRASIIPILALPVSLVGTFSIMLLLGFSLNTLSLFGLVLAIGIVVDDAIVVVENVERNIELGYEPKEATRRAMHEVSGPIIAIALVLCAVFIPTAFIVGVSGQFYKQFALTIAISTVISAFSSLTLSPAMAALLLKPKGSEPDALTRGIDFAFGWFFRLFNHAFETSSNRYRGLVKKSLRGSIVVVIIYFGFTALTGLGFYRVPSGFIPNQDKGYLVAFAQLPNGASLDRSEEVIRKISAIGLKHPGVAHAVAFPGLSINGFTNSTNAGAIFFPLKSPDERAKSVDQSAIAIAADIRREVANIPEAYIAIFPPPPIEGIGTTAGFKLYIEDRASLGLEALYREASRTSVGANQAPALAGVYSSFDVNVPEVNANVDRDKVKSYGLNISDVTDTLQVYLGSLYVNDFNSFGRTYQVNLQADYPFRLQPEAIGTLRTRNRDGMMIPLSSVVSVSRTFGPDRVMHYNGYPAADINGAAAEGFSSGQSEAAISSVLDRDLPKGMTYEWSELTFQKILAGNTMIYIFPLSVFLVYLVLAAQYESWSLPFVIILIVPMTLFSAIGGVWLTHGDNNIFTQISLIVLVGLACKNAILIVEFAREREILEGMNRVDAVLEACRLRLRPILMTSFAFTMGVVPLVFSNGAGSEMRRAIGVAVFFGMLGVTLFGLLFTPVFYVLVTRERKRTATEEDLSANNPTQLNAPTEA comes from the coding sequence TTGAACATCTCTAATTTCTTCATCAAGAGACCTATTTTCGCAGCCGTCTTTTCAATCACCATCTTCGTGATTGGCGCCGTCGCCTATTTCAGACTTCCACTGAGTGAATACCCTGACGTCGTTCCGCCAACAGTGATTGTTAAAGCAACGTTTCCGGGCGCGAATCCGAGAGTCATCGCCGACACTGTCGCTTCACCGCTGGAGCAACAGATCAACGGCGTCGAGAACATGCTTTATACATTTTCCCAAGCGACATCGGACGGAGCGATGACGCTGACGATCACATTTCGACTCGGTACAGACCTGGACAAAGCGCAAGTGCAGGTTCAGAACCGCGTGGCACAAGCACTTCCGCGATTGCCAGAAGTTGTGCAGCGACTGGGCGTAACCACAGAGAAGAGCTCGCCTGATCTCTTGTTACTCGTTCATCTCGTGTCTCCGAATAACCGCTACAACATGCTGTACCTCGCAAACCTTGGCGTTCTGCAAGTCAAGGATGAATTGAAGCGCCTACCGGGGGTGGGCGATGTGACCATCTTCGGTGCTGGTGACTTCAGCATGAGGATTTGGCTCGATCCAGACAAGCTGAATACCCATAATCTGACGGTGAACGACGTTGTCCAGGCAGTGCGCGATCAAAACCTGCAAGTAGCTGCCGGCGTACTAGGCACCCCGCCGTTGAAGACAGGGGAAACTGCGTTCCAACTCCTCGTCAACACGCAAGGAAGACTCACAACCGTCGAACAATTCGACAACATCATCATCCGGTCGACAAAAGACGGCGCACTCACCCGTGTTCGAGACGTAGGTCACACCGAAATGGGGTCGAGTAATTACGCACTTAGAAGCCTTCTCGATCTTCGACCGGCGGCTGCAATCAGCGTGTATCTGCGCCCAGGATCGAATGCCCTAGCTACAGCTCAGCAAGTTCGCGACACAATGGCCCGCCTGAAGAAGAGCTTTCCAGATGGTGTCGATTACCAGATGCCCTACGACCCAACAGTCTTCGTACGCAACTCGCTTCTTGCGGTAGCGCACACATTTGTCGAAGCGCTGATTCTGGTTGTTCTTGTTGTCCTCGTCTTTCTGCAGACGTGGCGCGCTTCGATCATCCCAATCTTGGCACTCCCTGTCTCCCTGGTCGGAACCTTTTCGATCATGCTCCTGCTAGGGTTCTCTCTCAATACGCTTTCGCTCTTTGGACTGGTTCTTGCCATCGGAATTGTGGTCGATGACGCCATCGTAGTGGTAGAGAACGTTGAACGAAATATAGAGCTTGGATACGAGCCAAAAGAGGCCACCAGGCGGGCCATGCATGAGGTCAGCGGTCCCATCATCGCGATTGCTCTCGTATTGTGCGCCGTGTTTATCCCAACGGCCTTCATCGTGGGTGTGTCGGGCCAGTTCTATAAACAGTTCGCGCTCACGATTGCGATTTCGACGGTCATCTCCGCCTTCAGTTCGTTGACTCTCAGTCCGGCAATGGCTGCTCTGTTGCTGAAGCCAAAAGGCTCCGAGCCGGATGCCCTCACCAGAGGGATTGATTTTGCGTTTGGCTGGTTCTTCCGGCTGTTCAACCATGCTTTCGAGACCAGCTCCAATAGATACCGTGGATTGGTGAAGAAAAGCCTGCGAGGCAGCATCGTAGTGGTCATCATCTATTTTGGCTTCACTGCGCTTACAGGACTTGGCTTCTATCGCGTGCCTTCCGGGTTCATCCCGAACCAGGACAAGGGTTATCTTGTAGCCTTTGCTCAGTTGCCAAACGGTGCGTCTCTCGATAGGTCAGAGGAAGTCATCCGTAAGATCTCCGCCATTGGGTTGAAACATCCGGGAGTGGCTCACGCCGTTGCGTTTCCCGGCCTCTCCATCAACGGCTTTACGAATAGTACGAATGCAGGAGCGATCTTTTTTCCTTTGAAATCGCCCGACGAGCGGGCGAAGTCAGTCGACCAATCCGCTATAGCGATTGCGGCGGACATTCGTCGCGAGGTTGCAAATATCCCCGAAGCTTATATCGCGATCTTCCCACCGCCCCCAATCGAGGGGATTGGAACCACGGCCGGATTCAAACTGTACATCGAGGACAGAGCGAGCCTTGGCCTGGAGGCTCTCTACCGGGAAGCATCACGAACTTCCGTCGGCGCCAATCAGGCGCCGGCGCTTGCTGGAGTCTATTCCAGCTTCGATGTAAACGTCCCAGAGGTCAATGCGAATGTTGATCGCGACAAGGTGAAATCCTACGGCCTGAATATTTCGGATGTCACGGACACATTGCAGGTTTATCTCGGATCGCTGTACGTCAATGACTTCAACAGCTTCGGGCGAACCTATCAGGTCAACTTGCAGGCCGACTATCCGTTCCGACTCCAACCGGAGGCAATAGGTACGCTCCGCACACGCAACAGAGATGGGATGATGATCCCGCTCAGTTCCGTGGTCTCTGTATCCAGGACGTTCGGCCCGGATCGTGTCATGCACTATAACGGGTACCCGGCCGCTGATATTAATGGGGCTGCAGCCGAAGGCTTCTCCAGCGGCCAGTCCGAAGCGGCCATCTCTAGCGTTCTAGATCGCGATCTGCCCAAAGGCATGACCTATGAGTGGAGCGAGTTGACCTTCCAAAAGATCCTGGCCGGCAATACGATGATCTACATCTTCCCGTTGTCGGTCTTCTTGGTCTACCTAGTTTTGGCCGCTCAATATGAAAGTTGGTCGCTTCCGTTCGTCATCATTTTGATCGTGCCGATGACCCTATTCTCCGCGATCGGTGGTGTATGGCTAACGCATGGTGATAACAACATCTTCACCCAAATCAGCCTTATCGTTCTCGTCGGTTTGGCATGTAAGAACGCAATTCTGATTGTCGAGTTTGCGAGAGAGCGCGAGATTTTAGAAGGCATGAACCGAGTCGATGCCGTGCTCGAAGCCTGCCGCCTGCGATTGCGACCGATCTTGATGACTTCCTTTGCTTTCACGATGGGCGTGGTTCCTCTGGTGTTTTCGAACGGGGCGGGATCAGAGATGCGTCGGGCCATTGGAGTCGCCGTCTTTTTCGGAATGCTCGGCGTCACGCTCTTTGGACTCCTCTTTACGCCTGTGTTTTATGTATTGGTCACGAGAGAACGAAAGCGGACCGCAACCGAGGAGGATTTAAGCGCAAACAACCCCACTCAGCTGAACGCTCCCACGGAGGCTTGA
- a CDS encoding Crp/Fnr family transcriptional regulator, translated as MPHRKKQDFDPIAFLANSGMGRRIVQIKANGTLFSQGSAADSVFYLQKGRAKLTVVSKAGKEATITLISAGDFVGEESVTAIAGLHMSTATAITACSALKIERAEMMRVLHAEHAFSDLFVAFLLARSMRTQADLVDQLFNSSERRLARILLLMADFGKSGEPETVIPRITQETLADMIGTTRSRVNFFMNRFRKMGFIEYNGRIHVHKSLLNVVLHDQRPGPNSMSAALLDVKQDKTKAAKKTSSAIKKT; from the coding sequence ATGCCACACCGGAAGAAGCAGGATTTCGATCCGATTGCCTTTCTCGCCAACTCAGGCATGGGTCGCCGGATCGTTCAGATAAAAGCCAATGGAACCCTATTCTCGCAAGGAAGTGCTGCCGATTCAGTTTTCTACCTTCAAAAGGGGCGGGCAAAACTTACGGTCGTATCTAAGGCTGGGAAGGAAGCGACAATCACTCTGATCTCCGCGGGCGACTTCGTTGGAGAGGAATCAGTGACGGCCATCGCGGGTTTGCACATGTCCACTGCCACGGCCATCACTGCCTGTTCTGCACTCAAAATAGAACGGGCGGAAATGATGCGAGTCCTCCATGCTGAACACGCTTTCTCCGACCTGTTTGTCGCTTTCCTTCTGGCACGTTCCATGCGGACACAGGCCGATCTTGTCGATCAACTCTTTAACTCCAGCGAAAGACGATTGGCGAGAATTTTGCTTCTCATGGCAGACTTCGGAAAGTCTGGCGAACCAGAGACGGTCATTCCGCGCATTACGCAAGAGACCTTGGCGGACATGATCGGGACCACCCGTTCCAGGGTGAACTTTTTCATGAACCGGTTCCGAAAAATGGGATTCATTGAATACAATGGACGTATTCATGTTCACAAATCATTACTTAACGTCGTTCTCCACGACCAACGGCCAGGTCCCAATTCGATGAGCGCCGCGCTCCTTGACGTCAAACAAGACAAGACGAAGGCGGCGAAAAAAACGTCCTCCGCAATCAAGAAGACCTAA
- a CDS encoding GMC family oxidoreductase, which produces MPFKKISDHAANASDAAFVEKVRSNQLKLSQDLRASYDFIVCGSGSSGAVVARRLAENTAARVLLLEAGGSDDLPNITEPHLWFTNLGSERDWGFQARPNPDLKDRVVSLNMGKVLGGGSSINLMAWARGHKNDWDYFAQEAADPAWNYASVLEIYRRVEDWHGTPDPQHRGSGGPVFVGQGPDPNPIAPAMLEAARLLGIPTFANQNGEMMEGEGGGSITDVRIHDGRRLSVFRSYTFPYMDRPNLTVLTDALVTRLIFDGKKVSGVEVAIGNQVHRIAADSEVVLSLGAINTPKVLMQSGIGDEAELKRLGIPVVQHLPGVGQNFQDHCMVASCMWEYEEPLAPRSNASEATLFWKSDPNLDTPDLQIAQIEVPFTSPETAKLNPPAGAWGICPGLVRPKSRGRLHLTGPNPHDPIEIEANTLSHPDDLEAMLRCVELSREIGNSAPLRAFVKREVMPGKLKGAALEDFIRSGIVSYWHQTCTAKMGRDEMSVVDGNLKVYGIEKLRIADGSIMPRVTAGNTMAPCVVIGERAGEILKKEYKF; this is translated from the coding sequence ATGCCTTTTAAGAAGATAAGCGATCACGCGGCCAACGCATCGGACGCAGCTTTTGTAGAAAAAGTTCGTTCGAATCAACTGAAGCTATCACAAGATCTCCGCGCGAGCTATGACTTCATCGTTTGTGGATCGGGCTCATCCGGAGCCGTTGTAGCGCGCAGACTTGCAGAGAATACGGCGGCTAGGGTTCTCTTACTTGAAGCGGGTGGCAGCGATGATCTTCCGAATATCACCGAACCCCATTTGTGGTTTACGAACCTTGGAAGCGAGAGGGATTGGGGATTTCAGGCTCGACCAAACCCAGATCTGAAAGATCGTGTTGTATCCCTGAACATGGGAAAGGTGCTCGGCGGAGGATCGAGTATCAACTTGATGGCTTGGGCCCGCGGCCACAAGAACGATTGGGATTATTTTGCGCAGGAAGCCGCCGATCCAGCATGGAACTACGCATCTGTGCTGGAGATCTATCGCCGTGTAGAAGATTGGCATGGCACCCCTGATCCGCAGCATCGAGGATCGGGAGGACCCGTGTTTGTTGGCCAGGGACCAGACCCAAACCCTATTGCCCCAGCCATGCTCGAGGCTGCAAGACTGTTGGGCATTCCTACTTTTGCGAATCAAAACGGAGAGATGATGGAGGGCGAAGGGGGTGGTTCTATCACCGATGTGCGCATCCACGATGGACGCCGGCTATCGGTCTTCCGTTCTTACACCTTCCCGTATATGGATAGGCCAAACCTGACGGTATTGACCGACGCGCTCGTGACACGGTTGATCTTTGACGGCAAGAAGGTCTCCGGCGTCGAAGTGGCGATCGGAAACCAAGTACATCGGATCGCAGCCGATTCGGAAGTTGTGCTTTCCCTAGGAGCCATCAACACGCCGAAGGTTCTGATGCAGTCCGGAATCGGTGACGAAGCTGAGTTGAAGCGGCTGGGGATTCCAGTGGTTCAGCATCTTCCTGGAGTAGGACAAAATTTCCAGGACCACTGTATGGTCGCATCCTGCATGTGGGAGTATGAGGAGCCGCTAGCACCTCGTAGCAACGCCAGCGAGGCTACACTCTTCTGGAAGAGCGATCCAAATCTCGACACGCCCGACCTGCAGATCGCACAGATCGAAGTGCCATTCACGAGCCCTGAGACCGCGAAGCTCAATCCGCCTGCAGGGGCATGGGGAATCTGTCCCGGCCTTGTAAGGCCGAAGAGCCGTGGAAGGCTTCATCTGACCGGACCGAACCCTCATGATCCGATCGAGATCGAGGCGAACACTTTGAGCCATCCTGACGATCTCGAAGCCATGCTTCGATGTGTGGAACTTTCAAGGGAAATCGGAAACTCCGCGCCGCTCCGAGCTTTTGTGAAGCGGGAGGTGATGCCGGGCAAGCTCAAAGGAGCAGCTCTTGAAGATTTCATTCGGAGCGGCATTGTGAGCTATTGGCACCAGACCTGCACGGCGAAGATGGGACGCGATGAGATGTCCGTTGTCGACGGCAATCTCAAGGTTTACGGAATCGAAAAGCTTCGCATTGCGGATGGCTCAATTATGCCGCGCGTGACTGCAGGCAACACGATGGCTCCCTGTGTGGTCATTGGTGAAAGAGCAGGAGAAATCCTCAAGAAAGAATACAAATTCTGA
- a CDS encoding zinc-dependent alcohol dehydrogenase — translation MKMQAAVVEAFGQPLVLREWDIPVAGPGQIVIKTEACGVCHTDLHAANGDWPLKPGLPFIPGHEAIGKVTEVGAGVTIVKEGDRVGVPWLYSACGHCEYCLNAWETVCPDAKFGGYTRNGGFAEYILADPNYVAHIPNGLAPSEAAPLICAGITTYKGLKQTSAKPGQWVAISGCGGLGHLAIQYAKAMGLLVCAVDIDDGKLTHAKALGADVIVNAKHEDPAAAVKKSTGGGAHGVLITAPSLIAFKQGIGMARKLGTCVLVGLPPGEFPVPLFDVVANCITVRGSFVGTRADMAEALAFAVDGKVRADIELQPLSAINEVFNRLRHGDVPARVVLNFQSA, via the coding sequence ATGAAGATGCAAGCAGCTGTCGTCGAGGCATTCGGTCAACCTTTAGTACTGCGCGAGTGGGACATTCCCGTTGCTGGACCGGGGCAAATCGTGATCAAAACCGAGGCCTGCGGCGTATGTCACACAGACCTGCATGCGGCAAACGGAGACTGGCCTCTCAAACCTGGCTTGCCATTTATCCCCGGCCACGAAGCCATCGGAAAGGTCACTGAAGTCGGCGCGGGCGTGACAATCGTCAAGGAGGGTGACCGTGTGGGAGTTCCGTGGCTCTACTCTGCCTGCGGCCATTGCGAATACTGCCTCAATGCATGGGAGACGGTCTGTCCCGATGCAAAGTTTGGCGGGTATACCAGGAATGGCGGTTTTGCCGAATACATCTTGGCGGACCCGAACTACGTAGCCCACATACCGAACGGACTCGCTCCATCGGAAGCTGCGCCTCTCATTTGCGCTGGTATCACTACCTACAAGGGACTGAAGCAGACCTCGGCGAAACCGGGGCAGTGGGTTGCGATCTCCGGTTGCGGCGGCCTCGGTCATCTTGCAATTCAATATGCCAAAGCTATGGGATTACTTGTCTGCGCTGTTGATATCGATGATGGAAAGTTGACGCATGCGAAAGCCCTCGGGGCGGATGTAATTGTCAATGCAAAGCATGAAGATCCGGCCGCAGCGGTCAAGAAGAGCACCGGTGGCGGGGCGCACGGTGTTCTTATCACGGCGCCGTCGCTGATTGCCTTCAAGCAGGGCATCGGGATGGCCCGTAAACTTGGCACCTGCGTCCTGGTTGGCCTCCCTCCGGGAGAGTTTCCGGTCCCCCTATTCGACGTGGTTGCGAACTGTATTACCGTCCGCGGATCCTTCGTAGGTACTCGCGCGGATATGGCGGAAGCATTGGCTTTTGCTGTCGACGGTAAAGTAAGAGCGGACATCGAACTGCAGCCCTTGTCAGCCATTAACGAAGTCTTCAATCGCCTTAGGCACGGAGATGTCCCGGCCCGTGTTGTTCTAAATTTCCAAAGCGCCTGA
- a CDS encoding MerR family transcriptional regulator, with product MLISEFSLKSGLSRETVRFYVRLGLLHPQTTSKGGRNPYQQFQQDDLAAAELIRVGQALGLSLKEIAVLTEKRRGGKLPLKGRIELMKAQLTQLDLKAIKIERLKTYVRAKIAWQEHGEKGPEPKLDPAI from the coding sequence ATGCTGATTTCAGAATTTTCCCTCAAGAGCGGCCTTTCCAGAGAAACGGTTCGTTTCTATGTGCGCCTCGGGTTGTTGCATCCACAGACAACATCGAAGGGCGGTAGAAATCCTTATCAGCAATTCCAGCAGGACGACCTCGCTGCCGCTGAACTTATTCGAGTCGGCCAGGCGCTTGGTCTTTCTCTCAAAGAGATCGCAGTGCTGACGGAAAAGCGCCGCGGAGGCAAACTTCCTCTGAAGGGCCGAATAGAGCTGATGAAAGCACAGTTAACTCAATTAGACCTTAAGGCGATAAAGATTGAGAGATTAAAGACCTACGTTCGTGCCAAGATCGCTTGGCAGGAACATGGGGAGAAAGGCCCTGAACCGAAGCTCGACCCGGCGATATAG